TGGATAAGGCAAGGGATCAAGGCTCGTCGAACCCGTAACGAAGGGCGTGTGCGAGCACTAAAAGCGCTCCGTGTTGAGCGCAAGCAACGCATCGAGCAGCAAGGTAAAACAGACTTTAACATCGAGACGGCGGATCGTTCCGGTAAGCTGGTATTTGAAGCGAAACATTTAGACAAAGCATTCCAAGAAAAATGCATTGTGAAGGACTTTTCAACGCTAGTGATGCGTGGCGACCGTATTGGCTTGGTCGGTCCTAATGGAGCGGGTAAAACCACGCTGTTAAAAATGCTCTTTGGTGATATTAAGCCTGATGCAGGCAGCGTAAAACAGGGCGTGAATCTGGAAGTTGCGTACTTTGACCAATACCGTGAAAAGTTGGATGAAGAAGCAACCGTGCAGGATAATGTCGCAGAAGGTAAGCAAGAAGTGATGATGGGCGGCCGCTCGCGTCATGTGCTTGGCTATCTGCAAGACTTTTTATTTCCGCCAGCGAGAGCCCGAACCCCCGTAAAGGCATTATCAGGCGGTGAAAAGAATCGCTTATTACTTGCAAAGCTTTTCCTTAAGCCCTCAAATATTATTGTGTTGGACGAACCGACCAATGACTTGGATATTGAGACGCTTGAGCTACTTGAAGAAATCTTAAACCAATACCAAGGTACGGTGCTGGTCGTCAGCCACGACCGAGAGTTTATCGATAATACCTGTGGCAGTGTTTGGGCGTTCGAAGGCGAAGGCCTGGTGACAGAAATTGTTGGCGGCTATAGTGACTTTGAGCTGTATCAGCAAAGACGAGAGCAGCAAAAGAAAGAAGCACAAAAGGTTCATCAAGAAAAGCAGCAACAAACTGAGACTAAAAAGGCTGCTGCGCCTGCTCGTTCAAATAAACTGAGTTACAAATTAAAACTTGAATTAGAGTCGTTGCCCAGTAAAGTAGAGGAACTTGAAGAGGCAGTGAACAAACAACAAGCACTGGTCAGCGATCCAGACTTCTTTAAACAAGATCAAGAAACGACCCACAAGGCATTGAACCATTTGACTGAGCTAGAGTCGAAGCTGGAAGCCGCGTTTGAACGCTGGGAAGAACTAGAAGCATTACAGAATCAGCAGTAAGGATTAAAATGAAATTTAAACTTTTAGCCGCGAGTGTCGCCGTAGCCCTTTCACAACAGGCGGCCGCTGCCACCTATCAGTTAACTGAATTACCAAGACATGATAATAGTAAATATAGCTATGTGTCGGATGCTAATGAAGCTGGAGACGTGATTGGTCATGCTTCCAACTTATTTGGTGTCAAGATTGATGTATCGTATATCGACTTCGATGATTCAGCACTCAAAAATTATTATGACAGTACTAAAAAGCAGTACGAGCTGATCGAGGAAGAAATCACTTTCACACTTGAAGATATTCAAAATAATGATGCAGCTAACACCAATGCTCAAGCTCACGCTTTTATGCTGTCTTATGTTATGAATTCAAGTAGAGTAGTTAGCCAAGAGTATCAAAGAATTGAAAGAGCAATTTCTTTGACATATAACAACAATACCGCAGAAGAGTTTGTGGTATTTGACGAACAATCTCCTGATTACGAAGGACTAACGCGCTCTGTCACTAACTATCTTACAAGCATCGCAGAAGACGGTACAATAGTGGGCTGGGGCTCTGCACCTTTTAAAAAGATAACTTTTACTCCTGAGGGTGAAACAGAAGAAGAAACTTATTTTGTACGTGATTGGCGAAATAAAGGTATTTTAGTTACACCAGCTGGAGAGAAAATTAGGTTAGAGCCTGCCTTTACAGAATACGGCGGCCTTTCTCTTGCCACTGATATCAAACAAACTGCTGATGGCGGCTATGTTGTTGTGGGACAAAGTTCGACTTCGTTATCGCAAAGAGCCACAGAAAATATAGAAGACAGTTGTGATGGTGTAGATGAGCCAGTCGATGTGTGTATTCAAAGGTTGACCTCGCCATATCATACTAGAGCCTACAAGTGGACATTTGATAATGATTTTAACTTAGTTAGTGCAACCGATCTTGGACTTGGTTTTACACCAGATGAAGATGATGATCGAGCCTATTCGAGTTTGGCTTTGGCAACTAATGCGGACGGGTTAACTGTTGGTGAGTCCCGAGTGCGTCGTCAAAGTAATGATGATTTATTGCCATATGGGCAAGCTGTTTATTATAAAGATGGTGAAATCAAGCGCATCAAAGAAGTTGAAAGCTTTATCGAATACAGCCAAGCAGTTGATGTAAATGACAACGGTACCATAGTTGGTGTGTTTGGTCGGTCATCGAATGGCTCAAGAGAATATGACTCAACAGGTTTCTATTTTAATGCGAATACCGCCGAGTTCAAAGAAATGCCTGCATACTTCGAAGGCTCGGCGACGGCAATCACTGATATCAATAATAATGGCTTTGTTGTTGGCCAAGGTGTTACAGAAAAGAGTGGTTCTAACCGTCGTCGAGAAGCGTTTTTATACGAAATTGGTGCAGAGAAGCTCGTTAATATTAACTCTCTTCTTCCTTGTAAGAGCGATTCTTTCCCTTACACCATTGCAGAAGCCGTGAAGATCACTGACGACAATAAGATATATGCGATTGCAACCAAAACGGTTGAAAGACGTAATACGTTAGGTGAAATTGAGAAAGACAGTAAGGGCGAGACTGAGTATGAATCAGTAAGCTTACCTGTATTACTTACACCAATTTCTGGTGAACCAGAAAACTGCACACCACCTGAAGCAGAGACGTATGAGCGTCAATCTGCGAGCTGGTCTTGGCTTAGTTTACTCGCGATACCACTAGTGGCGCTGAGAAGACGCCGTAAAGCCTAAAGTACAACTTAGACGATAAAAAAGCCCGTAAGGGCTTTTTTTGTGTTTGAAAAGAAATATTAGCAAATTCAATTCGATATTTAACTCAAGCGGTACAAATCTTAACTATACTGGTATTAGCCTTGGCCGCGACTTTGCCACGCTTTATTCACTGAACGTCGCCACAGGTAGTCGATACCGAAAAAGCCGATAATGGCGGCAAGTGTTGCGCAGATCAAAGAACCAACGATAAATGCAGGGCCAATTGTTGTTAGGCTTTGTGCAAGCCATTCCCAACTCGCTTCAAAATGGAATGGTTGTTGTTCTTGGCCAAGCGCAAATACACCGACTAAGTATGAGCAATAAAATATAGGCGGCATTGTGAGGGGATTGGTGATCCACACGAGTGCAATAGACAAAGGCAAGTTGACGCGAAATGGAATTGCTAGTGCTGCTGCCAGTACCATTTGAAAAGGAACAGGGATGAATGCGAAAAATAGCCCCACCGAGAATGCGCCGCGTGCTGAGCGCCGGTTTAAATGCCAGAGGTTGGCATCATGCAGTAACTTACCAAAGATTTTTAATGATTTCTGTTGTTTGATTTTATTATGATCAGGTAAAAAGCGTTGAATCGTTTTTTTCGCCATTTGCAGCTGCCATCTACTTGGATTCTGATATGTTTTGGAATAATTCTGGGTTGCTTCAGTGCGGTATTTCTTCTCGACAATTGGCGATTAGCCGCAATAAGCATATTCCTCTACTTCATGGGCCGCTATTCTAAGCTTTTTTGTCCTATATTGGCAGGATTTATTTTAGGGATTTCCATTGGTCTTAGTCATTACCTTGTTTTTTATCAGCTAAAAACACCAGAAATGTGGCAATCGCAGCTTGTTACAGCTTCGGGTAAAGTTATTGAGGTTGATAATTCTGTGATAGGTGAAGCGTTAAAGGTAAAGCTTGAGCAAGTTAACGACTACCAGTTTGCGCGTTGGCGTACGGTTAACGCAAAGCTATATCGTGACGCATCAACGCCTATGTTGGCTGTCGGTGACCACATTGAATTTACGGTAAAACTTAAGCGTTATCGTAGCCGAGTTAATATCGGACTTTTTAATGCTGAATTGCATGCGTTTAGAAAGCATATGTATTTTAAGGGCAGCATCAAAACAATCAATTCGGTAATAAAGGACATTACGTGGCGAGATAACTACCGCTTATTCATAGATAAAAAGCTAAATGGGCTAAGCTATGCTTGGCTGTATTATATTTTGTTAACCGGCGATACAAGCAAAGTCGACCTCGAAAATAAAACACAATTTAGAAGTCTTGGTTTGAGCCATCTGTTAGCGATTTCAGGGCTTCATATCGGAATGGTATTTGCCATCGCGTTTTTGCTGATAAAAGTCGTGCTGTATTGTACCCCGGTAATAATTTCCCAAGCAGCTAACTTACATCAGTGGTGTTTAGTTTTTGCGTTACTTTTGTGTTTTGGTTACGTCGTTCTTTGCGGCTACAGCGTATCGGCGACTCGAGCTGTGATCATGGCAATGGTATGGGTTGCGTGTTACCTCTTTGCCGTGCGACTTAAAGCGCTTCAGGTGTTAACGGTAGCGTTGACTATCGTCTTGATGGTAGACCCATTTTCACTACTCAACCCAGGTTTATATTATTCCTTTTTTGCGGTTGCGATTATCGTCACGTTAGTGACAAAAGTTGGCCAAGGTTTAGGGGCGAAACTGCTTGCGTTAATCAAGTTGCAGCTTGCGTTATTTATCTGCTTGTTACCGCTTAATCTGTATTTCTTTTCCGGTGCGAGTATCATTTCATTGGTTGCGAACATCATAGTGATCCCGTTGATTTCTATAGTGGTATTTCCGCTACTACTGCTTCATGTTACTGCGTTACACGCTATTGGTTGGCAACTACCTCTTCATTTAGTTGATAATGGACTCGTGGTTCTTTTTGAGTTATTGCAAAGCTCTCCACTAAGTTGGGTCGATATACCCAGCGTTTCGTCCGTGTTTTTAATAACCAGCTACTTAAGTGCTTTGCTGCTGTTTTTATTCAGAAATTATCTTGGTTTATTACCCATATTGTTTTTCCTCGTTCAGTATCAATTTCGAGTTTCTCCACTATGGCAAATCGATGTTTTTGATGTGGGTCACGGAACCGCTGTGTTAGTTTCTCGTGATAACAAAGGGCTGCTCTATGATGTGGGGGCCAAGTATTTCGGTTATTTTTCGATGTTTGAGTTTGTGATAAAACCCTACCTTTTGAATAATCGAATTACGCTACAAGATACCATCATTAGTCATAACGATGGTGACCATAATGGTGGCGTTGATGACCTTATTGCCTATGACGGCGGGAAATCCTTACAGCATTTTCACCCAGCAAGTGCTGCTGATAGCTGCGTGCTAGGAACACATCAATTTCAAGGACTAGACGTATCTGTGATCTGGCCTCAAGAAGTGTCGAACAATGACAATAATAATTCTTGTGTGGTTCGTATCTCAGATGGGCGCTTTACGCTTTTATTACCAGGAGATATTGAGAAAGTCACTGAAACTAAGCTGCTTAATCTAGAAAAAGAAGCACTCAAGGCCGATATATTACTGGTTCCGCATCATGGTAGTGGTAGCTCTTCAAGCGAGCAGTTTATCCAAGCAGTTGACCCAGATATTGCGATATTTTCTCGTGCCTTTTATTCGCCTTGGAAAATTCCCAATAAGAAAGTGATTGAAAGATACCAAAGAGTAGGGAGCACACTATTGGATACCGCCTTAGATGGCCATATAAAGATCTCAATTTTTGCTCATGAAATTATAGTTGAACGAGGCCGAGAAGTGGAAAATTACTGGTTTCTCAGATAATCCATTCAGTTTTAACGATTTGAAAGTTACAATAATGCCATATAGAAAAGTAGAGGCTGGCAATGCAACCAACCGACAAGCAGATTTACGCTAGATTATTTAGCTATGTAAAAGACTTTAAACTCGCCGCCATATTTTCAGTAATTGGCATGATAGGGTACGCAGCGATGGATGCTTCGTTCGTCGCATTAATGGATCCGTTTATTGACGAGGGTCTAACCGCAGGCAATCGCGATGTACTAAAATTGGCTCCCTTTGTTGTCATCGCGTTAGTTATTGGACGCGGTATCTTTAACTATATGGCATCGTATTGTTTGTCTTATGTTGGATCTCAGGTTGTGCGAGCTTTGCGACAGCAACTATTTGAACACATGTTGTATTTACCTGTATCGTTTCATGACCAACATTCTAATGGCGAATTGATATCAAAAATCACTTTTGATACGGAGCAGGTACAGCAGGCCGTTACTAAGGCACTCCAAGTGCTGATCCGTGAAGGTGCATTTGTATTTTTCCTGCTCATTACGATGTTTTATGCAAGCTGGCAGCTCTCGCTCATTTTTTTAGTTGTAGTACCAATCGTGGCAGTGATAGTCACAGTGGTGTCTAAGCGTTTTAAGAAGATCTCCAAGAATATTCAAGATGCGATGGGAGAGGTGACGAAAAGCTCAGAGCAAATGATGGCAGGTCATAAGGTCATTCATGGCTTTGGTGGACAAGATAAAACCATCTCTCACTTTGCTAAGGTCAATAATCATAACCGTCAACAACGCGTAAAAATGGATGCGACTAAAGCGCTGAGCGTATCTATCATCCAAATCATCGCGGCGAGCGCAATGGCGGTGATACTCGCGATTGTCGCGATGCCTTCTATGGTGGATAAAATTTCATCGGGCACTTTTGTCACTTTGATCACCTCTATGATGATGATGCTGCGTCCATTAAAACAACTTGCCAATGTGAATAGCGACCTGCAACGCGGGATCTCTGCGGCGAAAAGTGTGTTTGCGGTGATTGATCTTGAAAAAGAAAAGGACACTGGCACACAGTCTTTATCTCGTGCGCAAGGTAACCTGCAAGTCAACGACTTAACCTTTACTTATCCATCTAAAAACGATCCGGTGATTGAGTCATTAAACCTTGAAATCAAAGCCGGGCAGAGTATTGCGCTGGTTGGGAGAAGTGGCTCGGGAAAATCAACGATTTCTAATCTATTACCGCGTTACTATGATATTGAAGCGGGTAGTATTGAGTTAGACGGCACGAATATAAATGAGTACCAGCTTGCGGATCTACGCGCGCAGTTTTCTATCGTGTCGCAGCAAGTCGTATTGTTTAATGACACCATTGCAAACAATATTATGTACTCGTTAAAACAACCGTTATCGCAAGAAGCGCTAGAAAAAGTCGTAAAACAAGCTCACGTCTGGGAATTTGTTAAAGATCTTCCAGAGGGTCTAAATACCCTTGTTGGTGAAAATGGCGTGATGCTTTCTGGCGGACAACGACAACGTATCGCTATCGCGCGTGCTATTGTGAAAGATGCGCCTATCCTTATTTTAGATGAAGCAACATCAGCATTGGACACAGAATCTGAGCGTTTGATCCAACAAGCGTTAGAAGAGCTGATGGCTGACAAAACAACCATAGTAATTGCCCATCGATTATCGACAATCGAACGTTGCGACTGCATCTATGTGCTAGATAAAGGCAAGATCATCGAACAAGGCAAGCATGCTGAACTGGTCGCGCAGGAAGGCGTCTATTACGCACTTTGCAAAATGCAGTTTGGTGAGCAATAAATGGCATCAAAAATAGAGCAAAGTTGGTATAAAAAACCGGGAATACTGACGCTATTATTGCTTCCGTTAAGCCTGTTATTTGGACTTATTAGCTTGATAAGAAAGGGGCTTTATCAACTCGGTTTTTGCCCTGCCTACCGTTCGCCTGTTCCGGTTATTATTGTCGGTAACATCAGTGTGGGCGGTAATGGCAAAACGCCATTTGTGCTTTGGTTAGTCCCTTTTCTTGAAAAGCTTGGCTTTAAGGTTGGGGTGATCAGTCGAGGCTACGGTGCGAAACCTAGTTCAACCCCCTTTTTGGTGACTGAAGCAACCTCAACGGAAGAGGGCGGTGATGAACCTTGTTTACTTGCCAAGCGTCTAAAATGCCCAGTGATGATTGGTGCCGATAGACAAGCGAGCATTGAAAAATTATTGGACACTAGCGATGTAAACATCATCGTCAGTGACGATGGACTACAGCACTATAAATTAGCACGAGATATTGAATTGTGTATCGTTGATGCCGAGCGACGCTTTGGTAATGGTTTGTGGATGCCTGCAGGGCCCCTTAGGGAGTTACCTAAGCGTATACAGAGTGTCGATCTCGCCGTATACAATGGTGGATGCGAAAGTTATTCCTACACGCTAGAGACAGTTGGCTTTTTTCGTGTTGCAGATGATAGTCCAGCGTCCAATATAGAAATGGTTGGTGCTTCAGTCTGTGCAATCGGCAATCCCGTGCGATTTGAAAATACGCTACGAGATAGGGGGATTGTTCTGAGTGAAAGCCTACATTTTGCGGATCACCATCCATATCAAGCGTCCGACTTCTCGCAAATCGATAACGGCGCTATTTTTATGACAGAGAAAGATGCGGTAAAGTGTCGCGCATTTGCAAAAGATAATTGGTATTACCTCAAAGTAGATGCCAAACCTACATCAGCGCTTGAAAAAGCGGTATTAAATTTACTTAAAAAGAAAGAGATTTATCATGGCCTTTGATACCAAATTACTAGAAATAATCGCCTGCCCAGTATGTAAAGGCAAATTAAGATATGACAAAGAAAACAAAGAGTTGATAAGCACAGCAGCCAAGCTTGCGTACCCGATCAAAGATGATATTCCAGTGTTATTGGAAAACGAAGCGCGGGAGCTGAGCAGCGATGAGGTTGAGCAGTGGAATTCGTAGTCGTTATTCCAGCACGCTATGCTTCAAGCAGGTTACCTGGTAAACCACTTGCTGATATCGGCGGTAAACCAATGATCCAGTGTGTTTATGAACAGGCAATTCAATCTGGCGCTGCAGCAGTTTATATCGCAACAGACCACCGTGCAGTATTTGATGCAGCGAAAGACTTCACCGATAACGTGCTAATGACACGTGAAGATCACCAATCTGGTACTGAGAGACTCGCCGAAGTTGTTGAGCAACTGGGACTGGATGAACACACCTTGGTGGTAAACGTTCAAGGCGATGAGCCACTGTTAGAGCCTGATAACATCGCACAAGTCGCAGCACTACTGCATCATTCGGATGCACCGATGGCGACTTTGTGCGTTGATGTGGAAGATGTGGAAGAGGTGTTGAATCCGAACGCAGTGAAAGTGGTGTCTGATATTCAAGACAACGCGCTGTATTTCTCTCGCTCGTCTATTCCGTTTCAGCGTGACAGCATGTTAACGCTTGACAGAAATAGCATTCCAGTGAGCCACTTTAAACGTCACGTTGGCATATATGCCTATCGAGCGGGGTTTATTAAAACCTATTTATCGCTAAGTGTTTCACCGCTAGAGGTACAAGAGTCACTAGAGCAGCTACGTGTACTGTATCATGGATACAAAATTAAGGTCGCTAAAGCGGCAAAGCCTGTGCATGCCGGAGTGGATACTCCCGAAGACTTGGCACGAGTCCAAGAGATGTTAAATGGAAAAGTTTAAGCTAATTGCGGACGAAGTGGACTATGTGGTTGCATACAAACCACAAGGGGTAAGCTTCCACAGCGAGGATGGTGCAGGTTTTGTTGCCTTACTGACGGAGCAACTAGGCTATGCCTTATTTCCGGTTCATCGCCTCGATAAAGTCACATCGGGGCTTATTCTCTTGGCGAAGTCTAGCGAGGCTGCAAAACAGCTAACGAACCTGTTTTCCTCCCGGCAAATAGACAAATTTTATCTGGCATTAGTTAGTGCGAAGCCTAAGAAAAAGCAAGGCTGGATAAAAGGCGATATGGCTAAGTCGCGCAGAGGTACCTATAAACTGGTTAAAACTAAGCTAAACCCTGCAGTAACTCGATTTTATTCATGCTCTGTAGCGACCAATCTACGCGCTTGTATCGTTAAACCGTTTAGCGGTAAAACACACCAAATTCGGGTGGCACTAAAAAGCATCGGTGCGCCAATTTTAGGTGATTTAGCCTATAGTGGAGAGCCTGCAGATAGAACTTATCTTCACGCATTTTGCCTTGAATTTGA
The sequence above is a segment of the Pseudoalteromonas piscicida genome. Coding sequences within it:
- a CDS encoding ABC transporter ATP-binding protein: MDLIRIAKAQLAFGSHPILDQADAVIESGERVCIVGRNGAGKSTLLKVLDDQVQLDDGEINRVGGLKVSRLEQDPPKGANGSVFDYVANGLPDVAELLIEFHEVSEKLQTSQSDKLMTSLERLTQRLESEDAWRFESRIKQVLSQLQLDANMRLEELSGGWLRKVALAKALVSDPDLLLLDEPTNHLDMQSVIWLEQFLKEFKGGIVFISHDRAFIRAMATRILDLDRGKLVSYPGDYAQYLEQKAHDLKVEEQQNALFDKKLAEEETWIRQGIKARRTRNEGRVRALKALRVERKQRIEQQGKTDFNIETADRSGKLVFEAKHLDKAFQEKCIVKDFSTLVMRGDRIGLVGPNGAGKTTLLKMLFGDIKPDAGSVKQGVNLEVAYFDQYREKLDEEATVQDNVAEGKQEVMMGGRSRHVLGYLQDFLFPPARARTPVKALSGGEKNRLLLAKLFLKPSNIIVLDEPTNDLDIETLELLEEILNQYQGTVLVVSHDREFIDNTCGSVWAFEGEGLVTEIVGGYSDFELYQQRREQQKKEAQKVHQEKQQQTETKKAAAPARSNKLSYKLKLELESLPSKVEELEEAVNKQQALVSDPDFFKQDQETTHKALNHLTELESKLEAAFERWEELEALQNQQ
- a CDS encoding DUF3466 family protein, with translation MKFKLLAASVAVALSQQAAAATYQLTELPRHDNSKYSYVSDANEAGDVIGHASNLFGVKIDVSYIDFDDSALKNYYDSTKKQYELIEEEITFTLEDIQNNDAANTNAQAHAFMLSYVMNSSRVVSQEYQRIERAISLTYNNNTAEEFVVFDEQSPDYEGLTRSVTNYLTSIAEDGTIVGWGSAPFKKITFTPEGETEEETYFVRDWRNKGILVTPAGEKIRLEPAFTEYGGLSLATDIKQTADGGYVVVGQSSTSLSQRATENIEDSCDGVDEPVDVCIQRLTSPYHTRAYKWTFDNDFNLVSATDLGLGFTPDEDDDRAYSSLALATNADGLTVGESRVRRQSNDDLLPYGQAVYYKDGEIKRIKEVESFIEYSQAVDVNDNGTIVGVFGRSSNGSREYDSTGFYFNANTAEFKEMPAYFEGSATAITDINNNGFVVGQGVTEKSGSNRRREAFLYEIGAEKLVNINSLLPCKSDSFPYTIAEAVKITDDNKIYAIATKTVERRNTLGEIEKDSKGETEYESVSLPVLLTPISGEPENCTPPEAETYERQSASWSWLSLLAIPLVALRRRRKA
- a CDS encoding DUF2062 domain-containing protein, which codes for MAKKTIQRFLPDHNKIKQQKSLKIFGKLLHDANLWHLNRRSARGAFSVGLFFAFIPVPFQMVLAAALAIPFRVNLPLSIALVWITNPLTMPPIFYCSYLVGVFALGQEQQPFHFEASWEWLAQSLTTIGPAFIVGSLICATLAAIIGFFGIDYLWRRSVNKAWQSRGQG
- a CDS encoding DNA internalization-related competence protein ComEC/Rec2, with the translated sequence MQLPSTWILICFGIILGCFSAVFLLDNWRLAAISIFLYFMGRYSKLFCPILAGFILGISIGLSHYLVFYQLKTPEMWQSQLVTASGKVIEVDNSVIGEALKVKLEQVNDYQFARWRTVNAKLYRDASTPMLAVGDHIEFTVKLKRYRSRVNIGLFNAELHAFRKHMYFKGSIKTINSVIKDITWRDNYRLFIDKKLNGLSYAWLYYILLTGDTSKVDLENKTQFRSLGLSHLLAISGLHIGMVFAIAFLLIKVVLYCTPVIISQAANLHQWCLVFALLLCFGYVVLCGYSVSATRAVIMAMVWVACYLFAVRLKALQVLTVALTIVLMVDPFSLLNPGLYYSFFAVAIIVTLVTKVGQGLGAKLLALIKLQLALFICLLPLNLYFFSGASIISLVANIIVIPLISIVVFPLLLLHVTALHAIGWQLPLHLVDNGLVVLFELLQSSPLSWVDIPSVSSVFLITSYLSALLLFLFRNYLGLLPILFFLVQYQFRVSPLWQIDVFDVGHGTAVLVSRDNKGLLYDVGAKYFGYFSMFEFVIKPYLLNNRITLQDTIISHNDGDHNGGVDDLIAYDGGKSLQHFHPASAADSCVLGTHQFQGLDVSVIWPQEVSNNDNNNSCVVRISDGRFTLLLPGDIEKVTETKLLNLEKEALKADILLVPHHGSGSSSSEQFIQAVDPDIAIFSRAFYSPWKIPNKKVIERYQRVGSTLLDTALDGHIKISIFAHEIIVERGREVENYWFLR
- the msbA gene encoding lipid A export permease/ATP-binding protein MsbA; translated protein: MQPTDKQIYARLFSYVKDFKLAAIFSVIGMIGYAAMDASFVALMDPFIDEGLTAGNRDVLKLAPFVVIALVIGRGIFNYMASYCLSYVGSQVVRALRQQLFEHMLYLPVSFHDQHSNGELISKITFDTEQVQQAVTKALQVLIREGAFVFFLLITMFYASWQLSLIFLVVVPIVAVIVTVVSKRFKKISKNIQDAMGEVTKSSEQMMAGHKVIHGFGGQDKTISHFAKVNNHNRQQRVKMDATKALSVSIIQIIAASAMAVILAIVAMPSMVDKISSGTFVTLITSMMMMLRPLKQLANVNSDLQRGISAAKSVFAVIDLEKEKDTGTQSLSRAQGNLQVNDLTFTYPSKNDPVIESLNLEIKAGQSIALVGRSGSGKSTISNLLPRYYDIEAGSIELDGTNINEYQLADLRAQFSIVSQQVVLFNDTIANNIMYSLKQPLSQEALEKVVKQAHVWEFVKDLPEGLNTLVGENGVMLSGGQRQRIAIARAIVKDAPILILDEATSALDTESERLIQQALEELMADKTTIVIAHRLSTIERCDCIYVLDKGKIIEQGKHAELVAQEGVYYALCKMQFGEQ
- the lpxK gene encoding tetraacyldisaccharide 4'-kinase yields the protein MASKIEQSWYKKPGILTLLLLPLSLLFGLISLIRKGLYQLGFCPAYRSPVPVIIVGNISVGGNGKTPFVLWLVPFLEKLGFKVGVISRGYGAKPSSTPFLVTEATSTEEGGDEPCLLAKRLKCPVMIGADRQASIEKLLDTSDVNIIVSDDGLQHYKLARDIELCIVDAERRFGNGLWMPAGPLRELPKRIQSVDLAVYNGGCESYSYTLETVGFFRVADDSPASNIEMVGASVCAIGNPVRFENTLRDRGIVLSESLHFADHHPYQASDFSQIDNGAIFMTEKDAVKCRAFAKDNWYYLKVDAKPTSALEKAVLNLLKKKEIYHGL
- a CDS encoding Trm112 family protein — protein: MAFDTKLLEIIACPVCKGKLRYDKENKELISTAAKLAYPIKDDIPVLLENEARELSSDEVEQWNS
- the kdsB gene encoding 3-deoxy-manno-octulosonate cytidylyltransferase encodes the protein MEFVVVIPARYASSRLPGKPLADIGGKPMIQCVYEQAIQSGAAAVYIATDHRAVFDAAKDFTDNVLMTREDHQSGTERLAEVVEQLGLDEHTLVVNVQGDEPLLEPDNIAQVAALLHHSDAPMATLCVDVEDVEEVLNPNAVKVVSDIQDNALYFSRSSIPFQRDSMLTLDRNSIPVSHFKRHVGIYAYRAGFIKTYLSLSVSPLEVQESLEQLRVLYHGYKIKVAKAAKPVHAGVDTPEDLARVQEMLNGKV
- a CDS encoding TIGR01621 family pseudouridine synthase codes for the protein MEKFKLIADEVDYVVAYKPQGVSFHSEDGAGFVALLTEQLGYALFPVHRLDKVTSGLILLAKSSEAAKQLTNLFSSRQIDKFYLALVSAKPKKKQGWIKGDMAKSRRGTYKLVKTKLNPAVTRFYSCSVATNLRACIVKPFSGKTHQIRVALKSIGAPILGDLAYSGEPADRTYLHAFCLEFEWQGNHQHYQAAPEGDGAFGHLLAHEIFASWQNPSQLEW